ACAGGACTCTTGCGCACCATAAATCATGGAATCTGGATGCCAGGAGATGGCAGATGGCGCCTAATAATCTCCCTCGCTCGCAGAACGGCAGTCACAAACTCACTCTTTGGACGACCGGAAGGGAACCCTACCAGCCGCCTCGCTGAATGCTCAGGCGAGGAGAGCCTTGAGTTCATCGAACCCAACCCTTGATCACCGGCAAACCATTTAGGACGGCTGCGGTGCAGAGGAGCTTTCGGCTTGGGATTGAGCCACACCTGGCTCGATAGCGGGCGGGACATACCCCGCATCGAGGAGGATGGCCACCAGCATGTCGCTCATCACATTCACACCAGACCTGGCTCGAGCGATGATCCAGTCCACCGTCATGATGAGTGGAATGGCCGCGACGATGACCTGAGGCGGCAAACCTGCGGCTGAGAGGACAAGCGGCAAGACGATCAGCCCGGCTTCCGGAATGCCGGCCACGCCGGCCCCCGCGATGATCGAGGCCACGACGATCAAGACCTGATTCGCCATTGGCAGTTCAAAACCCAGCGCTTGGGCGAGAAAGAGGGCAGCCATCGCTTCATAGAGGGTGATGCCGTCGTTATTGAGATTCGTACCGACACAGGCCGCGAGGCGCGCCGATTGAGGCGAGACCTGCATACGTTCGAGACACCGGAGCGTAACCGGCACGGTGGCGAGGCTGCTGTTACAGGACATGGCGGTCATAATCGCATCGGCCCCCTGCCCCAGGTAGATCTTCGGCGACTTCTTCCCCACCAGCCAAGCCACAAGCGGATAGTACAGGAGCGCGTGGATGGCGAGCCCCAGGAGCATGGCTGCGAGAAAAATCCAGAGGACGGTGAAGACGCCGATGCCGGCCTTCCCGACGACCTGCGCCACCACCCCGAAGACCGCGAGCGGCACGGCGAGGATGATCCAGCCCAGCATCTGCACGAGCCAGCCATAGATACGCTCAATAGTTCGCGTCAGGGCATGGATTGTCCCGCTTCCCTGGTCGGCAGTATCCCGCAAACGGCGAAGCAGAGCACCGATCGCTAAGGCAAGAAGCACGATGCCGATGATGTTGTTGCTGGAAAACGGCGCCAGGATCGTGCGGGGAATATAGGATGCGAGATACTCGATTGGACTCTGCGACCCGGCTTGCACTGCCGCAAGGTTGACTGCCGACGGCGGGGAACCGGGCACGAGGTGCAGTAACTCATCGACGTGACCGTACCAGGTCAGGCCCGGCTGCCAGGTATTCATCAAGACGAGACCGATCGCCATGGCCACGGAGACATTGACGAGGCAAATGACGAGCAACTTGCCCCCCTGACGCATCGGAAGGCTCGTACGGATCAGTGCATCGAGGATCGCAAAGAAGATCAGAGGGATGGCGAGCATCTTGAGGAGCGTGACGACGAGCAGCCCGAGCCGGCCTAGCTGCTCATTGCGCAGACCGCCCAGATAGGGTTCTTGACCGAAGACGACGCCCAGCAGCGCGCCGCACGTCACGGCAATGAGCACTTGCGTATAGAGCGGTAGAGGAATCCCGCGTGGAGTGGCTTCCATCATGATCTCTTGTGGGCTGCGGAAGAATACCCGTTTCTCGCTTGGAAAGCACTCCGTCTTGAGGGGGGAGAAGAAGTGCTGAGCACTGAGAAAGCGACCAAGTCCGTTTACAGAGCGATTGCGGCCCAGAGCTTCACGACGATCCAAAGGACAAGTGCAATGGCGAGTAGCAACAACATGGCAGTCCCGCCGATGATGCCGGCCACATAGAGCCTGGCCTGCCTGGTTTCTCGATAGGGCTCTATCGCAGCGCGGCGTAATAGTTCGGCGTTTCTGGCGTGACTCCTGAACCAGACGGAAAAGAGATCGCCGACAACGGGAATCGCTCCGACCGTTCCATTGATGAGGAGATTCAAGCTCATGCGGGCGATGACGATCTGCGGAACTTGTAGACGAGCAGCCAACCCCAGGATGACGGTCCCCATAAGATTGGCCAGTAAATCGCCGATTCCTGGGATGAGCCCGAGCAAGGGATCGAGGCCGAGATAGAAGGGTGTGCCGGGAATTTTGACGGTGGTATCCAGGATCTTGGCCAAGAGGTCGGCCATCGCCAGCATGGCCTCTCGTTGCGGATCGAGAGCCGGTGCCTCCGGAGTCAGAGGTGAGATTGGCTCAGCCACGGTGCGACCGAGCTGCATGTTCTTTGAGCCAACAACGGTCCATCACGACGAGAAGGCCCGCTTGCTCTGCCCGGTGCGTAGCGGCTTCATTCACAACCCCCTCTTGCATCCAAATGGCTTTAGCGCCACGCGCAATCGCTTCCTCAACGATTGGAAGGACTTCTTCCGACTTCCTGAAGATATTCACCAGATCGATGGCGCCTGGCACAACGGCGAGTGATGGGAACGCCGGCTCGCCAAGGACTGTGGTTTCGTTCGGGTTCACGGGGAACACTCGATAGCCTTGCGCCTGCATGTAGCTCGCCACCCCAAAAGAGGGCCGCGCCGGATTCGAGGAGAGTCCCACCACCGCGATGGTGTGGCAGTCCTTGAGAATGCTGGTGATCGTCCTCTCATCGGCGTCGCTCATGGGTAGGAACAGTATCATGAGTGAATCCGACAGGATAGAGTCTGGTGAAAGGATCGCCCTATTGACGGCATAACGGGGACAGGATAGATCACAGGGGAACAACTACGATGGAGGCCTTTATGTCCGCATTGCCACTTCGCGTTCGTCACAGGTTGATGATGCGTCTGATCCTCCTGTCATGTGTGCTATTCCCCTGGCCCGTCATGGCTGAAGAGCCTGCCAGCCTTCCCCTCTCAAAGATCGTGCTCTATTCCAGCGGCGTCGGATACATGCAACATGACGGTACGGTACAGAACCGGACGCAACTGGATCTGCGTTTCAACGTCACCCAAATCAACGACATCCTCAAGAGCCTGGTGGTTCAAGATTTCGGCGGGGGCACGATCGAGACGGTCACCTATGGTTCTCGTGATCCCGTGACCAAGGTACTCAGCAACTTCGGCGTGAACCTGAACGGCAATCCCACGTTGGGGCAGATCTTGACCCAAGTGCGTGGCGAACGGGTTGAAGTGGCCACTCCCAATCCTCTGCTGGGC
The genomic region above belongs to Nitrospirota bacterium and contains:
- a CDS encoding dicarboxylate/amino acid:cation symporter, producing the protein MMEATPRGIPLPLYTQVLIAVTCGALLGVVFGQEPYLGGLRNEQLGRLGLLVVTLLKMLAIPLIFFAILDALIRTSLPMRQGGKLLVICLVNVSVAMAIGLVLMNTWQPGLTWYGHVDELLHLVPGSPPSAVNLAAVQAGSQSPIEYLASYIPRTILAPFSSNNIIGIVLLALAIGALLRRLRDTADQGSGTIHALTRTIERIYGWLVQMLGWIILAVPLAVFGVVAQVVGKAGIGVFTVLWIFLAAMLLGLAIHALLYYPLVAWLVGKKSPKIYLGQGADAIMTAMSCNSSLATVPVTLRCLERMQVSPQSARLAACVGTNLNNDGITLYEAMAALFLAQALGFELPMANQVLIVVASIIAGAGVAGIPEAGLIVLPLVLSAAGLPPQVIVAAIPLIMTVDWIIARARSGVNVMSDMLVAILLDAGYVPPAIEPGVAQSQAESSSAPQPS
- a CDS encoding DUF4112 domain-containing protein; the encoded protein is MQLGRTVAEPISPLTPEAPALDPQREAMLAMADLLAKILDTTVKIPGTPFYLGLDPLLGLIPGIGDLLANLMGTVILGLAARLQVPQIVIARMSLNLLINGTVGAIPVVGDLFSVWFRSHARNAELLRRAAIEPYRETRQARLYVAGIIGGTAMLLLLAIALVLWIVVKLWAAIAL
- a CDS encoding CoA-binding protein, coding for MSDADERTITSILKDCHTIAVVGLSSNPARPSFGVASYMQAQGYRVFPVNPNETTVLGEPAFPSLAVVPGAIDLVNIFRKSEEVLPIVEEAIARGAKAIWMQEGVVNEAATHRAEQAGLLVVMDRCWLKEHAARSHRG